One Candidatus Neomarinimicrobiota bacterium DNA window includes the following coding sequences:
- the der gene encoding ribosome biogenesis GTPase Der, producing MAATVAIVGRPNVGKSTLFNRILQERKAIVDKTDGVTRDRVYANVEWSGKHFTLIDTGGIMIHPKDQIENNIRKQALIAIEEADLILFLLDGPTGITHIDHEIAQILKRSDKKILPVVNKIDDAKHESMIWEFHNLGLGEPLMVSALLGRATGDVLDEVIKHLPDELPRQDHEPDIKLALLGMPNAGKSTMANAFLGMERHIVTDIPGTTRDSVDSTFKYHGKLIQIVDTAGLRKRTRISDSIEYYSLVRSKKTIEHSDVCILIVDISKGFSRQDVQIIREIQERGKGLVIALNKWDLIEKETNTAAMYIKSLHFEYPVLKHYPIFFISALERKRLLKVLDEALAVRERLNIRIPTSNLNDVFGRIIAGNPPPSVRSKYGKIKYIAQVRTRPPHIVFFCNEPSWIQDHYKRFLESKLRELYDLSGVPLKVSFKKK from the coding sequence ATGGCAGCAACCGTTGCAATTGTGGGACGGCCGAATGTGGGAAAATCAACGCTTTTCAACCGGATTCTTCAGGAACGGAAGGCGATTGTGGATAAAACAGACGGGGTAACCCGGGACAGGGTCTACGCAAATGTGGAGTGGAGCGGAAAACATTTCACTCTGATCGATACGGGGGGGATTATGATTCATCCCAAAGATCAGATTGAAAACAACATCCGCAAACAGGCCCTCATCGCCATTGAAGAAGCGGATCTTATCCTCTTTTTGCTGGACGGCCCCACAGGAATTACTCATATAGACCATGAAATCGCACAGATTTTAAAACGTTCCGACAAAAAAATCCTACCGGTCGTAAATAAAATTGACGATGCAAAACATGAATCCATGATTTGGGAATTTCACAATCTCGGACTGGGTGAACCGCTCATGGTCAGTGCCCTTCTGGGTCGGGCAACCGGTGATGTACTGGATGAAGTGATCAAACATCTTCCTGATGAACTGCCCAGACAGGATCATGAACCGGATATCAAATTAGCCCTTCTGGGAATGCCTAATGCGGGAAAATCCACCATGGCCAACGCTTTTTTGGGCATGGAACGACACATTGTCACCGACATCCCCGGTACCACGCGTGACAGTGTTGACAGCACGTTCAAATATCACGGGAAATTGATACAGATTGTGGATACGGCAGGACTCCGGAAACGGACCCGCATCAGTGATTCCATTGAATATTACAGTCTGGTCCGCTCCAAAAAAACCATTGAGCACAGTGATGTCTGTATACTGATTGTGGATATTTCCAAAGGATTTTCCCGGCAGGATGTGCAGATTATCCGGGAAATTCAGGAACGGGGAAAGGGACTGGTTATTGCCCTGAACAAGTGGGATTTGATTGAAAAAGAGACCAACACGGCAGCGATGTATATAAAATCTCTCCATTTTGAATATCCCGTCTTAAAACATTACCCGATCTTTTTTATCTCTGCCCTGGAACGGAAGCGCCTGCTGAAGGTTCTGGATGAAGCCCTGGCCGTCAGGGAACGGTTAAATATCCGAATTCCCACATCGAATCTGAATGATGTCTTTGGCCGCATCATTGCCGGCAATCCGCCGCCGTCCGTCCGGAGTAAATACGGAAAAATCAAATATATCGCCCAGGTCCGTACCCGTCCTCCCCACATCGTTTTCTTTTGCAATGAGCCTTCCTGGATACAGGATCATTACAAACGCTTTCTGGAATCCAAACTCCGGGAGCTGTATGATCTCTCCGGCGTCCCCCTGAAGGTATCCTTTAAAAAGAAGTAA
- a CDS encoding T9SS type A sorting domain-containing protein: MRYISKLILIFLLAAALYGGPGRLIPPAKSGVNLRPDGLNQTYNSPAGLFVLHYTNTGNDSVPQVYSTDTGVPDYILYAATYLERGYRLLKDTLNLPLPPVDDIRNPEIDIYFRHLGYGVYGQTTAELSKALPGRPKAYTAFSEIHHTLTGPGFFTEGLDALKVTCVHELFHVFQVGIGIWNLNEDMWFYETSATWIEELAYPDVNDYFQYVDRYVNNWGKSIHDYIYDNVTWLIFLNNIYKGEASSAIWNAIAEQSVWPSITDFLMEKNSSQGWAGHLAAWGMEHLYADYLPELSHFEDGEAYSPLLFPAGSFRAYSVIDSFTIVTYGEPFSSSFYKIQHITTPSIQLRILSPGNVSGKAWSSGSHTRSVDLSREFTTISGAGEPWDLLIALGTDEAYTIGEPLRITLDIREGESSLLSLYPNPVTDSRFVTIRYHLKDDSEKGILDMYDILGREINSLKLYPEETRAGLHTVTRNIPETLASGVYIMVLRFDNHTFPAKVTLLK, translated from the coding sequence ATGCGGTACATCAGTAAACTTATCTTGATTTTTCTTCTGGCAGCGGCCCTCTACGGCGGTCCGGGACGATTGATTCCTCCTGCAAAAAGCGGTGTGAATCTGCGGCCGGACGGACTGAATCAGACATACAATTCACCGGCAGGACTTTTTGTCCTTCATTACACAAACACCGGAAACGACTCAGTACCCCAGGTTTACTCTACAGATACGGGTGTGCCGGATTATATACTCTACGCTGCCACTTACCTGGAAAGAGGTTACCGTTTGCTCAAAGATACTCTTAATTTGCCCTTGCCTCCGGTGGATGATATCCGGAATCCGGAAATTGATATCTACTTTCGCCACCTGGGGTATGGGGTATATGGGCAGACAACAGCAGAACTGTCTAAAGCATTGCCGGGACGCCCCAAAGCTTATACCGCTTTCTCAGAAATTCACCACACACTCACAGGTCCCGGATTTTTTACCGAGGGACTTGATGCTCTGAAAGTGACCTGCGTACACGAGCTTTTTCATGTATTTCAGGTGGGAATCGGCATCTGGAATTTAAACGAGGACATGTGGTTTTATGAAACCTCGGCCACTTGGATTGAAGAGCTTGCCTATCCGGATGTCAATGACTATTTCCAATATGTTGACCGGTATGTGAATAATTGGGGAAAATCTATCCATGATTACATATACGATAATGTCACCTGGCTCATCTTTTTAAATAACATTTACAAAGGAGAGGCTTCATCTGCCATCTGGAACGCCATTGCGGAACAATCTGTATGGCCTTCCATCACCGATTTTCTGATGGAAAAAAACAGTTCGCAGGGCTGGGCCGGTCATTTGGCTGCATGGGGCATGGAACATCTGTATGCCGATTATCTTCCCGAGTTATCTCACTTTGAGGATGGCGAAGCTTATTCCCCGCTCCTTTTCCCTGCAGGCAGTTTCAGAGCTTATTCCGTGATTGATTCGTTTACAATAGTGACCTATGGGGAGCCCTTCAGTTCTAGTTTCTACAAAATCCAGCATATTACAACACCCAGCATTCAACTGAGAATACTGAGTCCGGGAAACGTCTCGGGAAAAGCCTGGAGCTCCGGATCACACACCCGGTCGGTGGATCTTTCCCGGGAGTTTACAACTATCAGCGGTGCCGGTGAACCATGGGATCTGCTGATTGCCCTGGGAACGGATGAGGCTTACACGATCGGTGAACCTCTGCGAATTACCCTTGATATCCGGGAAGGAGAATCCTCCCTGTTATCCCTTTACCCCAATCCTGTCACAGATTCCCGGTTTGTGACAATCCGCTATCATCTCAAAGACGATTCTGAAAAAGGTATCCTGGATATGTATGATATTCTGGGACGGGAAATAAACAGTCTGAAGCTTTATCCGGAGGAAACCCGTGCCGGACTTCACACTGTGACAAGAAACATTCCGGAGACTCTTGCATCCGGTGTATATATCATGGTATTACGCTTTGACAATCATACTTTCCCGGCAAAAGTCACGCTGCTGAAATGA